CGTGAGGAACTAATTATGAAGCTTGAGCGTATCCTTCCCTTCGCGAAGAAATTACTTGAAAAAGCTATTACTAGCGGTGCAGTAGTTGTTGACGCTACATTGGGAAATGGTCATGATACAGTTTTTCTAGCCGATCTTGTTGGTGAAAACGGTAGAGTGTATGGATTTGATGTCCAGGAAGAGGCCATTCTTACCAGTACGGAAAGACTGAAGGAACATGGTCTGGCTGATCGAGTCACTACTTTTCATGCAGGTCACGAACAGCTTTACAAGCTAATCCCTGACCAACATCATGGCAAGGTAACGGCAGCGATTTTTAACTTAGGGTATTTACCTGGCAGTGATAAAGCAATTGTAACAAAACCAGAAACCACCATATCTGCAATACA
This Neobacillus sp. YX16 DNA region includes the following protein-coding sequences:
- a CDS encoding class I SAM-dependent methyltransferase, producing the protein MKLERILPFAKKLLEKAITSGAVVVDATLGNGHDTVFLADLVGENGRVYGFDVQEEAILTSTERLKEHGLADRVTTFHAGHEQLYKLIPDQHHGKVTAAIFNLGYLPGSDKAIVTKPETTISAIQQLLEIMVSEGIIILVIYHGHTEGAVERDALLAYCQEIDQKKAHVIKYQFINQQNNPPFIIAIEKR